The genomic segment CCCGATGACGCGGTCGGGCGACGGGAGTCCCTCCGCGAGGGCGGTGATGGAAAGGGACGAGGTGTTGGTGGCGAGCAACGCGTCGTCGGCGGCCGCCTCCCCGCAGCGCGCGAGGACCTTCTGCTTGAGATCGAGCTTCTCGGGCACGGCTTCGATTGCGATCCCGACCCCATCGGCGGCTTCACCCAGGTACCGGCTGTATGACAACCCGTCGAGTGCCCGGTCGCGCGCTTCGGCCGTGACCTTCCCGCGCTGGATCCCCTTGCGGAGGTTGGCCTCGATGCGCCCGCGCGCCGTATCCAGCGCCTCGGGCATCACGTCGAAGAGCCGGGTGTCGTAGCCGGACATCGCCGCGACCTGGGCGATCCCGTGTCCCATCGTGCCGGCCCCGAGCACGGCCAGCGCCGGACGCGCCGTCATTCGAGCCAGTCCTCCGGGTTCATTTCCGGTTCGGGGCGGAGCGAGTAGCGGCGCACGACCTCGACCGCCTCGAAGCCGAGGTCGTCGGCGAGCGCGTTCGCGATCAGGTTGTCCGCTCCGGTGAAGAGGCGCACCTCGTGGATGTCCCAGTCCGCCGCCCACTCGAAGGCGGCGCGCAGCAGGCGCCGCAGGTTCCCCTTGCGCCGCTCCTCCCGCCTCACGAACGGCGTCTGGATGCGCACGTAGCGGGGCGGGTCGAACAGGGGTTCGTTCTCCTCCACGAAGCAGACGAGCATGCCGTCGAGGCCGCCGTCTTCCGCCTCCAGCACGAAGACGACGCTCGTGGCCTCTTCGATGTGACGGCGAAACATGCCCGCGCGCGTCTCGATCGCGTCCGTCCGGAGCCGCCGGTAGGCGGGATTGAGGGCATGAATCCGCATGTAGCGGGTCCACATCGCGACGAGTTCGTCGATGTCGCCGACCCGGGCCGGCCGCACCGTGACGGTCTCAGGCACGCGCACCCCCCTCCGTCGCTTCCGGGCGTTCCTCCTCGCCGCCGCTTCCGAACCGGGGCGGCCGCTTCTCCACGAAGGCCCGGACGCCCTCAAGCGCGTCCGCGGACTCGAAGCAGGCCTTCTGCGCCGCCGTCTCGTAGTCCATCATCTCGTCGAAGCTGGACGAGAGGGAGCGCTGCACCGCTTCCTTCGCGAGCCGCAGGGGCAGCGCCGGCTTCCGCGCCAGCGTGCGCGCCCACTCGCGGGCCAGCGGCATGAGTTCGTCCGCGGGGACCACGCGGTTCACGAGCCCGATCCGCTCGCACTCGGCGGCCGGAACCATCTCCGCGAAGAAGAAGAGTTCCGCGGTGCGTGCCGGACCCACGAGGCGGGGCACGGCGTAGGTCCCGCCCCAGTCCGGGTGGAGGCCGATGCGGTTGAAGGTCTGGCCGATCGACGCCGTCTCGGAGGCGAGCCGCAGGTCGCAGGCGAGGGCGAGGTTCGCGCCGCCCCCCGCCGCCGGCCCGTTCACCGCGGCGATCACGGGCTTGGGCATCCCGCGGATGGCCGCCGCGACCCGCCGACCCGCCTCGACGAGGGAAACGGCCTCGTCGATGGCCCGCGTTTCGATGAGGCGGGTGAGGTACTTGACGTCGGCGCCGGCGCAGAACGCGCGTCCGGTTCCGGTGATGATGACCGCGCGCACTCCATCGTCCGCGCCGAGCGTCTCGATCCCGCCCGCGATCTGGCCCCGCATCTCCCCGATGAAGGCGTTGAGCTTGTCCGGCCGGTTCAGCGTGAGCGTCCCCACGCCGTCCTCGATCTCCATCAAGACGTGTGCCTCGCTCATGCCGGGCCTCCCCGCTTCATGCCGTCTCCGCTTCGCGGTGCACGAGGAGCGCGATCCCCTGGCCGACCCCGATACACATCGTGACGAGCCCGTGGGATGCGTCCCGCCGCCGCATCTCGTGGACGAGCGTCGTGAGGATCTTGGCGCCCGTACACCCGAGGGGATGGCCGAGCGCAATCGCGCCCCCGTTCACATTCACCCGCGCCGGATCGAGGCCAAGCTCGGCGATGCAGGGCAGGGCCTGCGCGGCGAACGCCTCGTTGAGTTCAATCAGGTCGAGGTCATCGACCGTAAGTCCAGATCTTTGCAAGGCCTTGCGGGTGGCCGGCACGGGTCCGATGCCCATCCGCTGCGGCTCCACGCCGGCGACCGCCGAAGCCCCGACGGTCGCCAGGGGTTCGAGGCCGAGTCCGTCCGCGGCGGCCCGGCTCGCGACGAGGACGGCGGCCGCCCCGTCGTTGATCCCGGACGCGTTCCCGGCCGTCACGGTGCCGTCCACCCGGAAGGCGGCGCGCAGGCGGGCGAGCTGCTCCGGGGTTGTGCCGGGGCGCGGGTGCTCATCGCCTCCCACGCGAACCGGGGCACCCTTTCGCTGCGGGACGTTGACGGGCACGATCTCGTCCGCGAACCGGTCCGCCTCGATCGCGGCGGCGGCGCGGCGCTGGCTCTCCACCGCGAAGGCGTCCTGTTCCCCGCGCCCGACGCCGTGATCCTCCGCCACGACCTCCGCGGTCTCGGCAAGCGGGATCGTCCACGGCTCGGGCATGGCCGGGTTGGCGAAGCGCCACCCGACCGTGGTGTCGGCGAGCTTCGGCGGCACGCGCGAGAAGGCCCGGTCCGTCTTCAGCATGACCCACGGCGCCCGGGACATGCTCTCGACGCCGCCCGCGATGAACACGTCGCCCTCGCCGGCCCGGATCGCGTGCGCGGCGGTGACGACCGCCTGCAGCCCGGACCCGCAGAGCCGGTTCACGGTCTGGCCCGCGACCTCGACGGGGAGTCCGGCCAGGAGCCCGGCCATCCGCGCCACGTTGCGGTTGTCCTCGCCGGCCTGGTTCGTGCACCCGGCGATCACGTCCTCGACGCGGTCGGCCGGGACGCCGGTCCGCGCCACGAGGGCGCGGATCGCGTGCGCCAGGAGGTCGTCGGCCCGGATGGACGACAGCGCGCCGCCCGCGCGCCCCACCGGCGTACGGACGGCGTCGATGATGACCGGGGTGCGATCCGCGCCGCTCACCTGGCCTCCTCCGGCCCCCCGGGTTCCACCCGTTTCCGCGGCGCGCTCGGCGTTCCCGGGGTACTCAGCGGCCCGCGAACTCGGGCGCCCGCCGCTCGACGTAGGCCGCGAGACCCTCGCGCGCGTCGTCGCCCTGGAAGAGGAGCTGCTGCAGTTCCCGCTCGATCGCGAGGCCCTCGGAGAAGGGCACCTCGACGCCGCTGCACACCGACCGCTTGATGCGGCCCACCGCGCGCGACGCCTTGTGGGGCGGCGTGAACTGCCGCGCGTACTCCATCACCTGTGCGTGGAACCCCTCGTCATCTCCCTCGAACACCTTGTTCACGAGCCCCAGTTCCAGCGCTTCCTCGAACCCGAACGTGCGGCCCTCCGCCATCAGCTCGATGGCCTTCGGCTTCCCGAGCAGCCGGCCGAGCCGCTGCGTCCCGCCCGTCCCCGGGAGGACGCCGAGGTTGACCTCCGGCAGTCCGATCTTCCCCGCGTCCCGGCGGGCGATCCGGATGTCGCAGGCGAGCGCGATCTCGAGTCCGCCCCCGACCGTGTGCCCGTTCAGGGCGCCGATCACGAGCTTCGGCGTGTGTTCGAGGCGGCTCAGCGTCTCGTTCGCGTGCAGGCAGAAGAAGTACTTGAAGTAGGGGTCCGAGGTCTGGAGCATCTTGATGTTCGCCCCGGCGGAGAAGAACCTGTCTCCCTCGCCCCGGATGACGATGACGTGGACGTTCTCGTCGAAACGCGCGCGCAGGATCGCGTCGTCCAGG from the Candidatus Palauibacter australiensis genome contains:
- a CDS encoding enoyl-CoA hydratase-related protein — its product is MADTLIRYAAEDGVAVFTIDDPPANTYTYEMMRDLDDAILRARFDENVHVIVIRGEGDRFFSAGANIKMLQTSDPYFKYFFCLHANETLSRLEHTPKLVIGALNGHTVGGGLEIALACDIRIARRDAGKIGLPEVNLGVLPGTGGTQRLGRLLGKPKAIELMAEGRTFGFEEALELGLVNKVFEGDDEGFHAQVMEYARQFTPPHKASRAVGRIKRSVCSGVEVPFSEGLAIERELQQLLFQGDDAREGLAAYVERRAPEFAGR
- a CDS encoding thiolase family protein, with translation MSGADRTPVIIDAVRTPVGRAGGALSSIRADDLLAHAIRALVARTGVPADRVEDVIAGCTNQAGEDNRNVARMAGLLAGLPVEVAGQTVNRLCGSGLQAVVTAAHAIRAGEGDVFIAGGVESMSRAPWVMLKTDRAFSRVPPKLADTTVGWRFANPAMPEPWTIPLAETAEVVAEDHGVGRGEQDAFAVESQRRAAAAIEADRFADEIVPVNVPQRKGAPVRVGGDEHPRPGTTPEQLARLRAAFRVDGTVTAGNASGINDGAAAVLVASRAAADGLGLEPLATVGASAVAGVEPQRMGIGPVPATRKALQRSGLTVDDLDLIELNEAFAAQALPCIAELGLDPARVNVNGGAIALGHPLGCTGAKILTTLVHEMRRRDASHGLVTMCIGVGQGIALLVHREAETA
- a CDS encoding enoyl-CoA hydratase, whose protein sequence is MSEAHVLMEIEDGVGTLTLNRPDKLNAFIGEMRGQIAGGIETLGADDGVRAVIITGTGRAFCAGADVKYLTRLIETRAIDEAVSLVEAGRRVAAAIRGMPKPVIAAVNGPAAGGGANLALACDLRLASETASIGQTFNRIGLHPDWGGTYAVPRLVGPARTAELFFFAEMVPAAECERIGLVNRVVPADELMPLAREWARTLARKPALPLRLAKEAVQRSLSSSFDEMMDYETAAQKACFESADALEGVRAFVEKRPPRFGSGGEEERPEATEGGARA
- a CDS encoding GNAT family N-acetyltransferase, which codes for MPETVTVRPARVGDIDELVAMWTRYMRIHALNPAYRRLRTDAIETRAGMFRRHIEEATSVVFVLEAEDGGLDGMLVCFVEENEPLFDPPRYVRIQTPFVRREERRKGNLRRLLRAAFEWAADWDIHEVRLFTGADNLIANALADDLGFEAVEVVRRYSLRPEPEMNPEDWLE